The following are from one region of the Aspergillus chevalieri M1 DNA, chromosome 1, nearly complete sequence genome:
- a CDS encoding Hpt domain-containing protein (BUSCO:EOG09265DDU;~COG:T;~EggNog:ENOG410PQMZ;~InterPro:IPR008207,IPR036641;~PFAM:PF01627;~go_process: GO:0000160 - phosphorelay signal transduction system [Evidence IEA]), with amino-acid sequence MAPTTTTKTTEETTKTGPPKLSDMADSIDESTFEQILEMDDDDDRDFSQGIVFGFFEQADSTFEKMEKALEEKKLSDLSSLGHFLKGSSATLGLSKVKEACEKIQHYGAGKDDTGTADEPDQSTSLKNIEKTLGQVKEDYKEVEEFLRKFYGEES; translated from the exons ATGgctcccaccaccaccaccaagacGACAGAGGAGACG ACCAAGACCGGTCCCCCTAAGCTCTCCGACATGGCCGACTCGATTGACGAATCCACCTTTGAACAAATCCTCGAAAtggacgatgacgacgaccGCGACTTCAGCCAGGGTATTGTATTTGGATTTTTCGAGCAGGCCGACAGCACAttcgagaagatggagaaggcTCT cgaggagaagaaacTTTCCGATCTGTCGTCCCTTGGTCACTTCCTCAAAGGATCGTCGGCAACGTTGGGCCTGAGCAAGGTCAAGGAAGCATGTGAGAAGATCCAGCACTACGGCGCCGGCAAGGATGACACCGGTACCGCCGACGAACCCGACCAGAGCACCTCGCTGAAGAACATCGAAAAGACCCTGGGTCAGGTCAAGGAGGATTACAAAGAAGTTGAGGAATTTCTCCGCAAGTTCTACGGTGAAGAGTCTTAG